One genomic region from Arthrobacter sp. YN encodes:
- a CDS encoding potassium channel family protein, with the protein MRTAVIVAATLLVYFLIPVDGFNEENPAAAWVRLMLVAVAFLGAMTFQVRTVTGAEAPLVRAAEGIVQIVVMFLSLFALLYVSMATADPLAFSEPLNRIDGLYFTSTILATVGFGDITPVTDLARAVVTVQMIAGLGVLVMVGRVFLFAARRPRPQT; encoded by the coding sequence ATGCGTACTGCTGTTATTGTGGCCGCGACTCTTCTGGTGTATTTCCTCATCCCGGTGGATGGTTTCAACGAGGAGAACCCTGCCGCCGCCTGGGTCCGGCTGATGTTGGTCGCGGTGGCGTTCCTGGGAGCTATGACGTTTCAAGTTCGTACGGTCACCGGCGCCGAAGCCCCGCTGGTACGCGCCGCCGAAGGTATCGTCCAGATCGTCGTCATGTTTTTGAGCCTTTTCGCGCTGCTCTATGTCTCCATGGCAACGGCCGATCCACTGGCGTTTAGCGAACCTCTCAACCGGATCGATGGGCTGTACTTTACGAGCACCATCCTGGCCACGGTGGGGTTCGGCGACATTACACCGGTCACCGATCTGGCCCGCGCGGTGGTGACAGTACAGATGATCGCCGGCCTTGGCGTTCTCGTCATGGTGGGGCGAGTATTCCTCTTCGCCGCGCGTCGTCCCCGTCCGCAGACGTAA
- a CDS encoding GAP family protein — translation MSTVPVSITIMILLSPNAHRGALPFLIGSISGSAALVGLAAASLQNLPIRDDKPQNVQLAVVGLTMSALLVGYSLYLFRRQKRADNATLAKIKAGLNSARPWKFAVLGLALNLRPKAVLLSLTAGALIGIQNLQLLAGSMFVLGYALALQLAVLVPIVLWLRRPEHADVVLTAVDAWMQRNSQVIAAATVMAIGAVIAGFSISRF, via the coding sequence ATGAGTACTGTCCCTGTCAGCATCACCATCATGATCCTGTTATCCCCCAACGCCCACAGGGGCGCCCTGCCGTTCCTGATCGGCAGTATTTCCGGGTCCGCAGCCTTGGTGGGCCTGGCTGCGGCCAGCCTGCAGAACCTTCCGATAAGGGACGACAAGCCCCAGAATGTACAACTGGCGGTTGTCGGCCTGACTATGTCAGCACTGCTGGTCGGATATTCTCTCTACCTCTTCCGACGCCAGAAAAGGGCGGATAATGCGACGCTGGCCAAAATCAAAGCCGGGCTCAATTCGGCCCGTCCGTGGAAATTTGCGGTTTTGGGCCTGGCCCTGAACCTGCGCCCCAAGGCCGTACTGCTCTCCCTGACTGCGGGAGCGCTCATAGGAATCCAGAACCTTCAGCTATTGGCGGGGTCTATGTTCGTCCTTGGTTACGCGCTGGCCCTGCAGTTGGCAGTCCTCGTGCCCATCGTCCTCTGGCTTAGACGACCGGAGCACGCCGACGTAGTGCTGACAGCCGTCGATGCCTGGATGCAACGCAACAGCCAAGTCATCGCCGCGGCAACAGTCATGGCAATTGGGGCCGTCATCGCAGGGTTCAGCATCTCCCGGTTTTGA
- a CDS encoding LURP-one-related/scramblase family protein — translation MSEKLASIGDDYWIEDDQGRRVYKVNGKALRVRETFILEDASGNEVARIQERKLSIRDKVAVERDGRTAATISKALLGLRARFAIDVQDGAEMKARGNFVGHEYQIERDGQIIANISKKWFRIRETYGIEIAQGQDVPLILSITVAIDSLT, via the coding sequence ATGTCCGAGAAACTGGCGTCAATTGGGGATGATTACTGGATCGAAGACGACCAGGGCAGGCGCGTTTATAAAGTCAACGGCAAGGCGCTCCGAGTTCGGGAGACATTCATCTTGGAGGACGCTTCCGGGAACGAAGTGGCGCGAATCCAGGAGCGCAAACTCTCAATCCGGGACAAGGTTGCCGTCGAGCGGGACGGCCGCACCGCCGCCACCATCAGTAAGGCACTGCTCGGGCTCCGGGCCCGCTTCGCCATCGATGTGCAGGACGGTGCTGAGATGAAGGCGCGCGGCAATTTCGTCGGCCACGAGTACCAGATTGAGCGCGATGGCCAGATCATCGCAAACATCTCCAAGAAGTGGTTCCGGATCCGTGAAACCTACGGCATAGAAATCGCACAGGGACAGGACGTTCCGCTCATCCTGTCGATCACCGTTGCCATCGATTCGTTGACCTAA
- a CDS encoding DUF2188 domain-containing protein, whose translation MVKPGIETYSEEEQWRSRHQGSDRPFAIGGTKAEQQQRGRDAAQREGVEHIIKNLDGTVHKSDP comes from the coding sequence ATGGTCAAGCCCGGGATTGAGACCTACTCCGAAGAGGAACAGTGGAGGAGCCGCCACCAAGGATCAGACCGGCCCTTCGCCATCGGTGGGACCAAGGCCGAGCAACAACAGCGGGGCAGAGACGCCGCCCAGCGCGAGGGCGTCGAGCACATCATCAAGAACCTTGACGGGACCGTCCACAAAAGCGACCCCTAA
- a CDS encoding AI-2E family transporter, whose translation MRLEPSDSDPPVLPRSTTILLALGAATVAAFGIAAIKGIFTPVFLAFVLTLCVHPIRHRMHRHGIGRGIATATTIAAVFGLLIAFAGVLIAALAQFSALLPQFAPQIQQLGVTIADALDAVGFGPEQTQAIQDGFDPGRIIGFVGGLLGGATDLVGSLVVILTMLILMAVDGSRVPALLTYLNQYRPALVSALTGFGAAVRRYMVATTILGIAQGLFNWLVLVLLQVPGALLWGLLSFICSFIPNVGYFIAIIPPLFFGYLSGGWPTVIGVILVFGVINSAIQSIIQPKYIGNAVSLSETLTFVSVLFWALVLGPMGAILAVPLTLLVRALLLDADTSKPWRRALTGDKSALEGIMKDEDSKIRDRRTSRSTRRPGPDGVTA comes from the coding sequence ATGCGGCTGGAACCTTCTGACTCGGATCCGCCAGTCCTTCCTCGCAGCACGACCATCTTGCTTGCCCTGGGCGCAGCCACCGTAGCCGCTTTCGGAATCGCGGCGATCAAAGGGATTTTCACACCGGTGTTCCTGGCCTTTGTCCTTACGCTGTGCGTTCACCCCATCCGTCATAGGATGCATCGGCATGGCATTGGGCGGGGGATAGCCACCGCCACCACCATCGCCGCTGTTTTCGGGCTGTTAATCGCCTTCGCGGGTGTCCTGATTGCAGCTCTGGCGCAGTTCTCTGCACTACTCCCGCAATTCGCCCCTCAAATCCAACAATTAGGCGTGACGATTGCTGATGCATTGGACGCGGTCGGATTCGGCCCCGAGCAAACGCAGGCTATTCAGGATGGATTCGATCCGGGCCGCATTATCGGATTTGTCGGCGGTCTCCTCGGTGGCGCCACGGACCTCGTTGGCTCCCTGGTGGTCATCCTGACAATGCTGATCTTGATGGCAGTGGACGGCTCGCGTGTACCTGCCTTGCTTACCTACCTCAACCAATATCGCCCTGCACTGGTTTCTGCCCTGACAGGCTTCGGTGCCGCTGTCCGGCGATACATGGTGGCCACCACAATCCTGGGGATCGCCCAAGGCCTCTTCAACTGGCTGGTCCTGGTCCTCCTCCAAGTTCCAGGTGCCCTCCTCTGGGGCCTGCTGTCCTTCATTTGCAGCTTCATACCAAACGTCGGCTACTTCATCGCCATCATCCCGCCGCTCTTCTTCGGCTATCTCAGCGGCGGGTGGCCAACGGTAATTGGCGTGATCCTCGTCTTTGGCGTGATCAACAGCGCCATCCAATCCATCATTCAACCCAAATACATCGGCAACGCGGTCTCCCTTAGCGAGACGCTGACCTTCGTCTCCGTGCTCTTCTGGGCGTTGGTCCTAGGGCCGATGGGTGCCATCCTGGCAGTGCCTCTTACACTCCTAGTCCGGGCTCTGCTCTTGGACGCAGACACGTCCAAACCGTGGCGAAGAGCCCTTACCGGCGACAAGTCTGCACTCGAAGGCATCATGAAAGACGAGGACAGCAAGATCCGCGACCGACGAACCAGTCGAAGCACACGGCGTCCCGGTCCCGACGGGGTGACCGCATGA
- a CDS encoding cation:proton antiporter: protein MTESAFAILMLIIFGWAVTSKRLARWNITGPFVLTLAGFLLGNQYWGPIPIDVEAPSVHLLAELTLAMLLFSDAVRVNVADLKHDFRVPAGLLAIGLPLTLILGTLAAVVLFGDFSWALALFVGAALAPTDAALSAQVINDKRIPTRVRRVITVESGLNDGIATPIVVFALALVAGQLDTNGGDHDDIIIRPLLEMGIGTVVGVVFGWGGAKLIAFASRRNWMSSGGRRLATLAAALGSFAGAVTFDGNGFIAAFVAGIAFSAALEPGTDQQHELSELPELLGELLAFGVWFLFGAALVPVVFELFSGWTLLYAVASLTLIRMVPVALALVRKGLDRSTVLFVGWFGPRGLASIVFALLAIEELGDSEPVRQAISVVSFTVLLSVILHGVSAGPIGRRYALHHSDALPDSH from the coding sequence ATGACGGAGTCGGCTTTCGCTATTCTGATGTTGATTATCTTTGGCTGGGCAGTGACCTCAAAACGACTTGCTCGATGGAATATCACTGGCCCCTTTGTGTTAACGCTTGCCGGTTTCCTGCTCGGGAACCAATACTGGGGCCCGATTCCGATCGACGTCGAGGCCCCGTCGGTCCATCTTCTAGCCGAGTTGACGCTGGCGATGCTGCTGTTTTCCGACGCGGTGAGGGTGAACGTTGCTGACTTGAAGCACGACTTTCGGGTGCCGGCGGGCCTGTTGGCGATCGGCCTCCCACTTACTCTGATTTTGGGCACGTTGGCCGCTGTTGTGCTCTTCGGTGACTTCAGTTGGGCACTGGCGCTGTTTGTCGGCGCCGCCCTTGCCCCTACTGATGCTGCGCTTAGCGCCCAGGTGATCAACGACAAGCGGATTCCCACGCGCGTGCGCCGCGTAATCACCGTCGAGAGTGGCCTCAACGATGGAATCGCAACCCCGATTGTCGTATTCGCGCTTGCGTTGGTGGCGGGGCAGCTCGACACCAACGGTGGCGACCATGATGACATCATCATCCGACCGCTCCTGGAAATGGGGATAGGGACAGTTGTTGGCGTCGTTTTCGGCTGGGGCGGCGCCAAACTCATTGCCTTCGCTTCGCGCCGCAACTGGATGAGTTCCGGTGGTCGACGTCTTGCAACATTGGCTGCAGCCCTCGGCAGCTTCGCTGGGGCTGTGACCTTTGACGGCAATGGCTTCATAGCAGCCTTCGTCGCGGGAATCGCGTTCAGTGCCGCCCTTGAGCCGGGCACCGATCAACAGCACGAACTGAGCGAACTCCCGGAACTGCTCGGGGAATTGCTCGCGTTCGGCGTTTGGTTCCTATTCGGTGCAGCGCTTGTACCGGTTGTTTTCGAGCTCTTCTCCGGGTGGACCTTGCTCTACGCGGTCGCGAGCCTGACACTCATCCGGATGGTTCCAGTAGCGCTGGCACTAGTAAGAAAAGGGTTGGACCGGTCAACGGTGCTATTTGTGGGATGGTTCGGGCCACGCGGCCTCGCCTCGATCGTGTTTGCGCTGCTGGCAATCGAAGAGCTTGGCGATTCGGAGCCAGTCCGACAGGCTATTTCCGTTGTCAGTTTCACCGTGCTCTTGAGTGTGATACTTCACGGAGTATCAGCTGGTCCTATCGGTCGTCGCTATGCTCTCCATCACAGCGACGCTCTGCCCGACAGCCACTAG
- a CDS encoding PLDc N-terminal domain-containing protein: MNFLENLWIAIGGIIGFLILFGCLCALFTVFGDVFRDHTLSGWGKAGWSLVLVFFPFLGVVLYLIFRGRGMDERASASAPRASYFDPGNRYDNRYII, from the coding sequence ATGAACTTCTTGGAGAACTTGTGGATCGCTATCGGAGGAATTATCGGGTTCCTCATTCTCTTCGGCTGCCTTTGCGCGCTTTTTACAGTGTTCGGCGACGTTTTCCGGGACCACACCCTCAGCGGTTGGGGCAAAGCGGGGTGGTCGCTGGTGTTGGTCTTCTTCCCGTTCCTGGGCGTCGTGCTCTACCTGATCTTCCGCGGCAGGGGCATGGATGAACGCGCGTCCGCCTCCGCGCCCCGTGCCAGCTATTTCGACCCGGGCAATCGGTACGACAACCGGTACATAATCTAA
- a CDS encoding helix-turn-helix transcriptional regulator, producing MDPAIERPRLLDGLSVAAGSHRLILVEAPAGYGKSTLLSDWVRATDMPSAWLSLDRFDSRPERLFRGVVAAIQSAAARTFPAVGEVLMSQDRAGTLDEASSYDKLLGALEMLEEPLAVVIDDVHLAGPALVDGIVGVLARSAPPTLRLVLSGRDHSSLRLERLRYSGGLEEVRTGELAFTLQEATRFAEELGRVPDVDVEEIWVATAGWPVAIHAALLGMRPEDIEPERVSTVLLSERAFTEYIAEEVLSQLDSPLADFVLRATTCDWLERGLAIELSGLPTAGILLQECLRKGLFIEETDYRGDEAVYHWQPLFAAQCRGILEYRNPVLAEHLHRVAARYYQDVDVSESVGQALMGREPRQVVATLGSHWLEYLLRNGLYALEGLCVDLAPPWNEDPDVLLIRSMCRALAGDLSSASALTRRGLAGVNDTDTERRRGFELYVDLLGLLPAGSVPPVPQPVEETPAISTGGTIHSEELSTAVVARGQLETSVPAENQPTAVVAVPAVRAVHSRDVIVEERAISASRMALTLAAAGDLMGAEKNALAALEADQDADVSAEDRLDGAWLARGIACYWVDDIVGARTHLDKIQHAGKSVTSADKLCAFYRVLVDCAGGDITQIVASRSQLASAQNRGLFGPSWHAFLIMAEAKLAEVSGDLAGALSIVKPLGVGGHPPLADTFLAELLRRGGLLAEAQRCTKSVPENQRNSYTGTSLALTEALLASEAGDMTWAHERIEHAISLAEPQRVLRPFAERREDLAALLVQHAVWGTAYEEFVAERMTQSPHGDSMTTFLYWSLTEREREVLTYMRSMMTAADIGNALFISVNTVKTHQRSIYRKLGAVSRRDVLKIAAARGII from the coding sequence GTGGACCCTGCAATCGAGCGTCCACGCCTTCTCGACGGCTTGTCTGTGGCAGCCGGTTCGCACCGGCTCATACTTGTCGAAGCCCCTGCAGGGTACGGCAAGTCCACACTCTTGAGCGACTGGGTGCGCGCCACGGACATGCCGTCGGCGTGGCTCAGCCTTGATCGCTTTGACTCACGGCCCGAAAGGTTGTTTCGCGGCGTCGTGGCTGCCATCCAATCGGCTGCCGCCCGGACATTCCCTGCGGTGGGCGAAGTTCTCATGTCCCAGGACCGCGCTGGCACGCTGGACGAAGCGTCATCCTATGACAAATTGCTGGGCGCCCTTGAGATGCTGGAGGAGCCTCTGGCGGTGGTCATTGATGATGTCCATTTGGCCGGGCCGGCGCTCGTGGATGGCATCGTAGGTGTACTCGCAAGGTCGGCACCTCCCACCTTGCGGTTGGTTCTATCAGGCCGTGACCACTCTTCGCTTCGACTGGAGAGGCTACGCTACAGCGGCGGCCTGGAGGAGGTCCGAACTGGGGAACTGGCCTTCACCCTCCAGGAAGCCACCCGGTTCGCTGAGGAACTCGGGCGGGTGCCGGACGTTGACGTGGAAGAGATTTGGGTTGCAACGGCGGGATGGCCGGTGGCTATTCACGCCGCGTTGTTAGGGATGCGACCTGAAGACATTGAGCCCGAGCGTGTCTCCACCGTGCTCTTGTCGGAGAGAGCGTTCACCGAATACATCGCCGAAGAGGTTCTTAGCCAGCTCGATTCTCCCCTGGCCGACTTCGTCTTGCGGGCCACCACATGCGACTGGCTGGAGAGGGGACTGGCCATCGAGCTGTCCGGGTTGCCTACCGCCGGGATCCTGCTCCAGGAGTGCCTCAGGAAAGGGCTCTTCATCGAGGAGACAGACTACCGCGGCGATGAGGCCGTTTATCATTGGCAGCCCCTGTTTGCCGCCCAATGCCGGGGGATACTGGAGTACCGGAACCCCGTTCTGGCCGAGCATCTTCATCGGGTCGCTGCCCGCTACTACCAGGACGTGGACGTGTCCGAAAGCGTGGGCCAGGCACTGATGGGGCGGGAGCCCCGGCAGGTCGTGGCAACTCTTGGATCCCATTGGCTTGAATACCTCCTGCGCAACGGTCTGTACGCACTTGAAGGGCTGTGCGTTGACTTGGCGCCTCCATGGAATGAGGACCCGGATGTCCTCCTGATCAGGTCCATGTGCCGTGCGCTTGCGGGCGACCTTTCCTCAGCGTCGGCCCTGACCCGGCGCGGACTCGCCGGTGTGAATGACACGGACACCGAACGCCGGCGCGGGTTCGAACTCTACGTGGACTTGCTGGGTCTCCTCCCCGCTGGAAGCGTCCCTCCGGTACCTCAACCCGTCGAAGAAACTCCAGCCATCAGCACCGGCGGCACCATTCATTCCGAGGAACTGTCTACGGCTGTCGTTGCGCGCGGACAGCTGGAAACCAGCGTGCCAGCGGAGAACCAACCAACAGCTGTCGTGGCCGTCCCAGCTGTGCGCGCGGTCCACAGCCGTGACGTGATCGTGGAAGAGCGGGCGATTTCGGCCTCTCGAATGGCACTGACTCTTGCAGCGGCCGGTGATCTGATGGGCGCCGAGAAGAATGCCCTGGCAGCGCTGGAAGCTGACCAGGACGCCGATGTGAGCGCGGAGGACAGGTTGGATGGCGCCTGGCTGGCGAGGGGAATCGCATGCTACTGGGTGGATGACATTGTGGGGGCCCGCACCCACCTGGACAAGATTCAGCATGCAGGGAAGAGCGTGACGTCGGCAGACAAGCTTTGCGCCTTCTACCGCGTCCTGGTTGACTGCGCAGGGGGCGATATCACCCAGATTGTTGCATCGCGCAGTCAGTTGGCCTCGGCTCAAAACCGGGGGCTCTTTGGGCCGTCCTGGCATGCTTTCTTGATCATGGCAGAGGCGAAACTTGCTGAGGTCAGCGGAGATTTGGCCGGAGCTTTGTCAATAGTTAAGCCCCTTGGCGTCGGAGGGCATCCACCGTTGGCGGACACGTTTCTTGCAGAACTGCTCAGGCGTGGGGGGCTGCTTGCTGAGGCGCAGCGCTGCACTAAGTCTGTGCCTGAAAATCAGCGCAACTCCTACACCGGTACAAGCCTGGCTCTGACCGAAGCGCTCTTGGCGAGTGAAGCAGGTGACATGACATGGGCTCATGAGCGGATTGAGCATGCAATCTCCCTCGCCGAGCCCCAGCGTGTGCTGAGACCGTTCGCTGAGCGGCGTGAGGACCTGGCGGCCTTACTCGTACAGCACGCTGTTTGGGGGACGGCGTACGAGGAATTCGTTGCCGAACGGATGACGCAGAGCCCGCATGGCGACAGCATGACGACTTTCCTGTACTGGAGCCTCACTGAGCGGGAGCGGGAAGTTCTCACTTACATGCGCTCAATGATGACCGCGGCCGATATCGGGAATGCCTTGTTCATCTCGGTCAACACCGTCAAGACACACCAGCGGTCGATTTACCGCAAGCTCGGAGCGGTCAGCCGGCGCGATGTCTTGAAGATCGCCGCAGCGCGGGGAATCATCTAG